In Borrelia parkeri, one DNA window encodes the following:
- a CDS encoding DUF764 family protein, which yields MLLNLYESQTFLTKILIMFKNYLKHHSFKIEVINSYNRLYLTDLRDDYSYLLIINPKGFDCLDPRALRSGNFYSSVNEFGLKFTLCFMGFVGDVSDLKIYVNLHKIYECFLDFLHENSCKFEFIKSLEDEYDLSLNYYLKSTGDLLNGGGSNVAYNSGRAILGLTQSYRADIQVIEIKN from the coding sequence GTGTTACTTAATTTATATGAATCACAAACTTTTTTAACAAAAATACTAATTATGTTTAAAAATTACTTAAAGCATCATTCTTTCAAGATAGAGGTTATCAATTCTTATAATCGTTTGTATTTAACTGACTTAAGAGATGATTATTCTTACCTGTTAATCATAAATCCTAAAGGTTTTGATTGCTTAGATCCGCGAGCTTTAAGAAGTGGCAATTTTTATTCTAGTGTTAATGAATTTGGATTAAAGTTTACTCTTTGTTTTATGGGGTTTGTAGGGGATGTTAGTGATCTTAAAATTTATGTTAATTTACATAAAATTTATGAATGTTTCTTGGATTTTTTGCATGAAAATTCTTGCAAATTTGAATTTATAAAATCATTAGAGGATGAATATGATTTGTCTTTAAATTATTATCTTAAATCCACAGGTGATTTGTTAAATGGGGGAGGTAGTAATGTTGCTTATAATAGCGGAAGGGCAATTTTGGGGTTAACCCAGTCTTACAGAGCAGACATACAAGTTATTGAGATTAAAAATTAA
- a CDS encoding DUF787 family protein, producing MPQDTISVNLIEDTVRLHSIGYYNPLLIYKSEVLKEGHFVLSVSSFKETLESIEIREELEASAEQVNSAILEREFLAQSFSDFFNSEGLRSFNLYLYKDINTIVKFLKKNIYPFVIFVEMVRDIFKRDFDEISGLTKFVVFSTNSEKLPEFIEVLPVSQRDKAILIYDSGGDNLHLKFMAKYLHEASIFHATNPYGMTLRAKPIYDATLISHLRGSNINFYSLLNETGRDGVLAFKEGVDCSGGPIDESFTYYLLKNESTRELIRIWNRNNRQNSKLSQLKFADGRPNAYTAGLECLFKEFKERGLIVSFGDIKFGLKADNALGLSLSIRIKYNDSFKSVVLNISSDDINDYLRKEAV from the coding sequence ATGCCACAAGATACAATTAGTGTCAATTTAATTGAAGATACAGTTAGATTGCATAGCATTGGTTATTATAATCCTTTGCTTATTTATAAGAGCGAGGTTTTAAAAGAGGGACATTTTGTTTTAAGTGTTTCAAGCTTTAAAGAGACTTTAGAGTCTATTGAGATTAGAGAGGAGCTTGAGGCTTCAGCAGAGCAAGTTAACTCGGCTATTCTTGAGCGTGAGTTTTTGGCACAAAGTTTTAGTGATTTTTTTAATTCAGAAGGGCTTAGATCTTTTAATTTATATCTTTATAAAGATATAAATACAATAGTTAAATTCTTAAAGAAAAATATATATCCATTTGTAATCTTTGTAGAAATGGTGAGAGATATTTTTAAAAGGGATTTTGATGAGATTAGTGGGCTTACTAAATTTGTGGTATTCTCAACTAATAGTGAGAAGCTTCCTGAGTTTATAGAGGTTCTACCTGTAAGCCAGAGGGATAAAGCCATTTTGATTTATGATAGTGGTGGAGATAATTTGCATCTTAAGTTCATGGCTAAATATTTGCATGAGGCTAGTATTTTTCATGCAACTAATCCTTATGGAATGACATTAAGAGCCAAACCAATTTATGATGCGACTTTAATTAGTCATTTAAGAGGCAGTAATATTAATTTTTATTCTCTTCTTAATGAGACTGGTAGAGATGGTGTTTTGGCTTTCAAAGAAGGGGTAGACTGTTCAGGTGGGCCAATTGATGAGTCCTTTACGTATTATCTTTTAAAAAATGAATCAACACGTGAGCTGATTCGTATTTGGAACCGTAATAATAGGCAAAATAGTAAGCTTAGTCAGTTAAAATTTGCTGATGGGAGACCCAATGCTTACACCGCAGGTCTTGAATGTTTATTTAAAGAGTTTAAAGAACGTGGACTTATTGTATCTTTTGGTGATATTAAATTTGGACTTAAGGCAGATAATGCTTTGGGCTTAAGTTTATCCATTCGTATTAAATATAATGATAGTTTTAAGAGTGTGGTTTTAAATATAAGTAGTGATGATATTAATGATTATTTAAGAAAGGAGGCTGTCTAA